From Pirellulales bacterium, the proteins below share one genomic window:
- a CDS encoding DUF1598 domain-containing protein, producing the protein MGRRVSALGYVVAVCTIGCAVLLSADASYGQQGLIPSTGFFAGAVGGISINADGVLANAQQDNLHKLRDVRVKALAAVPGDLAQPTELRKISLRGLMATIDDCRLKNRDLPDDVKYLAGLQRLRYVFVYPEQNDIVLAGFGEGWKVGESGEIVGANTGRAVLLLDDLLVALRSAMQAAQGGISCSIDPTAEGLRRYQEAMKYQQTIGADPQATLRGIEQELGPQTITLTGVPATSHFARVLVAADYRMKRLAMNFDPPPINGLPSYLHMVKPGLKGSAMPRWWLATNYEPLLTDADGLAWELRGPGVKAMTEEDFLLEN; encoded by the coding sequence ATGGGCCGTCGGGTGTCAGCCCTCGGGTATGTCGTCGCCGTTTGTACGATCGGATGCGCCGTTCTTCTTTCGGCCGATGCGAGTTATGGCCAACAGGGACTGATTCCCAGCACCGGGTTCTTTGCCGGGGCGGTGGGTGGTATTTCGATCAATGCTGATGGTGTATTGGCCAATGCACAGCAGGATAATCTTCACAAGCTGCGCGACGTGCGGGTGAAGGCGTTGGCTGCGGTGCCGGGAGACCTGGCGCAGCCGACCGAGCTGCGGAAGATCTCTTTGCGTGGGCTGATGGCCACGATCGACGATTGCCGGCTCAAGAATCGCGACTTGCCGGATGATGTGAAATACCTGGCCGGTTTGCAGCGGCTGCGTTACGTCTTCGTCTATCCCGAACAGAACGACATCGTACTGGCCGGCTTTGGCGAAGGATGGAAGGTCGGCGAGTCGGGCGAGATCGTCGGCGCCAACACAGGCCGTGCCGTGCTGTTGCTCGATGATCTCTTGGTCGCGCTGCGTTCGGCGATGCAGGCCGCGCAGGGAGGCATCTCGTGCTCGATCGATCCGACGGCCGAAGGATTACGCCGCTATCAAGAGGCGATGAAGTATCAGCAAACGATCGGCGCCGATCCGCAAGCCACGCTGCGTGGCATCGAGCAAGAACTCGGGCCGCAGACGATCACGCTCACCGGCGTACCGGCGACCAGCCATTTCGCCCGCGTGCTGGTGGCCGCCGATTATCGCATGAAGCGGCTGGCGATGAACTTCGATCCGCCGCCGATCAACGGCCTGCCCAGCTATTTGCACATGGTGAAGCCCGGCTTGAAGGGCTCGGCCATGCCGCGTTGGTGGCTGGCCACGAACTACGAGCCGCTGCTGACCGACGCTGACGGTCTGGCCTGGGAACTGCGTGGGCCTGGTGTAAAGGCCATGACCGAGGAAGATTTCCTGCTCGAAAAC
- a CDS encoding VWA domain-containing protein has protein sequence MSVRIPAVVAALMLLIVAVSPAKHVRAQDKAAPTKAAPPKTAQPKKPLPSKTAEEIEKDEFRAAKRELQVKLRSKQPVERIAALRELSNYRNVEAARLMVTVGLRDDEPSVRDVAYHLLLEVNDDTEVARYLLVTANKDTRYDAVNPTTLQLLAVLLSSQSPDVLRDTSAFLDKRAGTHEGLIMVETLADELGSRGQAEDVTPLAKLAGLKVFAAEFGLRRAVAEALMKISDPKAIGQLVALLEKVQGEIRAEIVKHLTEMTGQNLGVETAPWREWWKANEKSFQLVAAIPKKDTKDASLIELLKDKPKYYGLSIYAQRMVFIIDTSGSMLQGGRLMAAKRELLQAIDGLTDDSQFSVVAFNAEVYPWQKHLVPANASMKHAASQWVDSLDTGTNTASFDALEAGLHFDAEAIFFLTDGVPQGGNINNPADIVNLITRGNSAKRMSIYTIGIGVLGPQGGLFEQFLTALAKRNWGVYRRVDN, from the coding sequence ATGTCCGTGCGGATTCCAGCCGTGGTTGCGGCACTGATGCTGTTAATCGTGGCCGTCAGCCCGGCGAAACACGTCCGGGCCCAGGACAAAGCCGCCCCCACGAAAGCCGCGCCTCCCAAGACCGCGCAGCCCAAGAAACCTCTGCCCAGCAAAACTGCTGAGGAAATCGAGAAGGACGAGTTCCGCGCGGCCAAACGCGAACTTCAAGTCAAGCTGCGTAGTAAGCAGCCGGTCGAGCGCATCGCGGCGCTGCGAGAGTTATCCAACTATCGCAATGTCGAGGCGGCCCGACTGATGGTCACCGTCGGTCTGCGGGATGACGAACCGTCGGTCCGCGACGTCGCCTACCATTTGCTGCTGGAAGTTAATGACGACACCGAAGTCGCGCGCTACCTGCTCGTCACGGCCAACAAGGATACCCGCTACGACGCGGTCAACCCGACGACGTTGCAACTGTTGGCCGTGCTGCTCTCCTCGCAGTCGCCTGACGTCCTCCGGGACACGAGCGCTTTTCTGGACAAGCGAGCCGGCACGCATGAAGGCCTGATCATGGTCGAGACCCTGGCCGACGAGTTGGGCAGTCGTGGACAGGCCGAGGATGTCACCCCGTTAGCGAAGCTCGCCGGGCTGAAAGTCTTTGCCGCGGAATTCGGCCTGCGTCGCGCCGTCGCCGAAGCACTGATGAAAATCAGCGACCCGAAGGCGATCGGCCAGTTGGTGGCCCTGTTGGAAAAAGTGCAGGGCGAGATCCGCGCCGAAATCGTCAAACACCTGACCGAAATGACCGGCCAAAACCTCGGCGTCGAAACTGCTCCCTGGCGCGAGTGGTGGAAGGCCAACGAAAAGAGCTTTCAGTTAGTCGCCGCCATCCCGAAAAAGGACACCAAGGATGCCTCGCTCATCGAACTGTTGAAAGACAAGCCGAAGTACTACGGTCTATCGATCTACGCCCAGAGGATGGTGTTCATCATCGACACCTCTGGCAGCATGCTGCAGGGGGGGCGTCTGATGGCCGCCAAGCGCGAGTTGCTGCAGGCGATCGACGGCCTGACGGACGATTCGCAATTCAGCGTCGTGGCTTTTAATGCCGAGGTCTACCCCTGGCAAAAACATCTCGTACCGGCCAACGCATCGATGAAACACGCCGCGTCACAGTGGGTCGACTCACTCGATACAGGCACCAATACGGCGTCGTTCGACGCCCTGGAAGCCGGGCTGCATTTTGACGCCGAGGCGATCTTTTTCTTGACAGATGGCGTTCCTCAGGGGGGCAACATCAACAACCCGGCCGATATCGTGAACCTGATCACGCGCGGCAACTCCGCCAAACGGATGTCGATCTACACGATCGGCATCGGCGTGCTCGGCCCCCAAGGAGGGCTCTTCGAACAATTCCTAACGGCCCTGGCCAAACGGAACTGGGGTGTCTATCGCCGCGTCGATAACTAG
- a CDS encoding protein-L-isoaspartate(D-aspartate) O-methyltransferase, whose translation MNLRISFSRVFASLALAIGCGASAMAAGDRSPEALEQSRDKMVTDDIIGGGITNMRVIQSMRMTPRHEFAPPKLFDKAYLDMSLPLGEHQTLTPPMLVAYMTEQLDPQPSDRVLEIGTGSGYQAAVLSPLVKEVYSIEIVEKLGKRAEKTLKKLKYDNVFTKLGDGFLGWPEKAPFDKVIVTCSPENVPQPLIDQLKEGGRIIVPVGEPYQQVFHLLKKEDGKLTNEALRPTLFVPMTGQAAKNRKVPADPLHPTLINPSFEETIPDSGEPTGWYYIRQMELVEVSDAPDGRQIATFTNKDPGRTARALQGFAIDGRKIHQLQISLMVKGTDVNVGIAPDQLPQFAVIFLNENRAPAGNVKLGPWSGTFGWQKITGKLKVPPTAREAIVNIGLIGGTGEVSYDDIQMTVSSSDN comes from the coding sequence ATGAACCTCCGGATTTCCTTTTCACGAGTTTTCGCTTCGTTGGCCCTGGCAATCGGCTGTGGTGCGTCGGCGATGGCCGCCGGTGACCGTTCGCCCGAAGCGCTTGAGCAATCGCGCGACAAGATGGTCACCGATGACATCATCGGCGGTGGCATCACCAACATGCGCGTCATCCAGTCGATGCGGATGACGCCGCGCCACGAGTTCGCTCCCCCCAAGTTGTTCGACAAGGCCTATCTCGATATGTCGCTGCCGCTCGGCGAGCATCAAACGCTGACGCCGCCGATGCTCGTGGCCTATATGACCGAGCAGCTTGATCCGCAGCCCAGCGACCGGGTGCTCGAGATCGGTACCGGCAGCGGCTATCAGGCCGCCGTGCTCAGCCCGCTAGTGAAGGAAGTTTATTCGATCGAGATCGTCGAAAAGCTCGGCAAGCGCGCGGAAAAAACGCTCAAGAAGCTGAAGTACGACAATGTGTTCACCAAGCTGGGGGACGGTTTCCTCGGCTGGCCCGAGAAAGCGCCGTTCGACAAAGTGATCGTCACTTGCTCGCCGGAAAATGTGCCGCAACCGCTGATCGATCAGCTCAAGGAAGGGGGCCGGATCATCGTGCCCGTCGGCGAGCCGTATCAGCAGGTATTTCATCTGCTGAAAAAAGAAGACGGCAAGCTGACCAACGAAGCCTTGCGACCGACGCTGTTCGTCCCCATGACGGGCCAGGCCGCGAAGAATCGCAAGGTGCCGGCCGACCCGCTACATCCCACGCTGATCAATCCCAGCTTCGAGGAAACGATTCCCGACAGCGGCGAACCGACTGGTTGGTATTACATTCGGCAGATGGAACTGGTCGAAGTCTCGGACGCCCCCGACGGCAGACAAATTGCCACTTTCACCAACAAAGATCCAGGTCGTACCGCCCGCGCCCTACAAGGCTTCGCCATCGACGGACGTAAGATTCACCAGTTACAGATTTCGCTCATGGTCAAGGGGACCGACGTGAACGTCGGCATTGCCCCCGATCAACTCCCGCAGTTCGCCGTCATCTTTCTTAACGAGAACCGCGCGCCCGCCGGAAACGTGAAATTGGGGCCGTGGAGCGGCACGTTCGGTTGGCAGAAAATCACAGGCAAGCTGAAAGTCCCCCCCACGGCTCGCGAGGCCATTGTCAACATCGGCCTGATCGGCGGGACGGGCGAAGTCTCGTACGACGATATCCAAATGACGGTCTCGTCCAGCGACAATTGA